The following proteins are co-located in the Robbsia betulipollinis genome:
- a CDS encoding MFS transporter — MNRISTLTAKPVWMFALLYVGYMISYIDRSAIALALVHIGKDFHLGPAQLGVVLSSFYLSYALMQIPGGWLADRFGSKVVVSTAIILWSFFTILTGFAWSLTSLLVIRFVFGFGEGGYPPATLKGIAEAYPRAERPKMTGFMMSSNYVGSFLAPLIIAPLIIYAGWRQAFFLMGVAGILFAIVYLLTVRRTADDASQAIATTDRLDLKVDKKALLRMPLLWKILIVWFGLSLVNKGLDAWMPTYLLTARGLNLKTVGLLVPLPFITASIATASGGWLMTRCFDGREKYLMMGGCMLTGIFLYLMYHAQTIAGVIAFQSIVYFFKSFVFATAFALPAKVLGKRLIGTGTGMINFGGQMAGFVAPLVIGGLVSHYKSYDAAFLFLVAATAVATVVSMTIHAGKVAELQFANRSEA; from the coding sequence ATGAACAGGATCAGCACGCTGACGGCAAAACCCGTGTGGATGTTCGCACTCCTTTATGTCGGGTACATGATTTCCTATATCGATCGCTCGGCCATTGCGCTGGCGTTGGTGCATATCGGTAAGGACTTTCATCTCGGTCCCGCACAACTGGGCGTGGTCCTGAGTTCGTTTTATCTCAGTTATGCGTTGATGCAGATTCCCGGCGGCTGGCTGGCCGATCGTTTCGGCAGCAAGGTGGTGGTCTCGACGGCCATCATCCTGTGGTCGTTCTTCACGATTCTCACCGGTTTCGCCTGGTCGCTGACCTCGCTGCTGGTCATCCGCTTCGTTTTCGGGTTCGGCGAGGGCGGTTATCCGCCCGCTACGTTGAAAGGCATCGCGGAAGCCTATCCACGCGCCGAGCGTCCGAAGATGACGGGGTTCATGATGTCGTCGAACTACGTCGGAAGTTTTTTGGCGCCGCTGATCATCGCGCCGTTGATCATCTATGCCGGATGGCGCCAGGCGTTTTTCCTGATGGGTGTCGCCGGCATCCTGTTCGCCATCGTCTATCTGCTGACCGTGAGACGAACCGCGGACGATGCGAGCCAGGCCATCGCCACGACGGATCGCCTGGACCTCAAGGTCGACAAAAAAGCGCTGCTCCGGATGCCGCTGTTGTGGAAGATACTGATCGTCTGGTTCGGCCTGAGTCTTGTCAACAAGGGCCTGGATGCATGGATGCCCACCTATCTTCTCACCGCCCGCGGCCTGAACCTGAAGACCGTCGGCTTGCTGGTTCCGCTGCCTTTCATCACGGCGAGTATCGCGACGGCCAGCGGCGGATGGTTGATGACGCGCTGTTTCGACGGGCGCGAGAAATACCTGATGATGGGCGGCTGCATGTTGACCGGCATTTTTCTTTACCTGATGTACCACGCGCAAACCATTGCCGGCGTCATCGCGTTCCAGTCGATCGTGTACTTCTTCAAATCGTTCGTGTTCGCCACGGCTTTTGCCTTGCCGGCCAAGGTTTTGGGAAAACGTCTGATCGGCACCGGAACCGGGATGATCAATTTCGGCGGTCAGATGGCCGGCTTCGTGGCACCGCTGGTGATCGGCGGCCTGGTCTCCCATTACAAAAGCTACGACGCCGCGTTTCTGTTTCTGGTCGCGGCGACCGCCGTCGCCACGGTGGTCAGCATGACCATCCACGCCGGAAAAGTGGCGGAACTCCAGTTCGCCAACCGGTCCGAAGCGTGA
- a CDS encoding autotransporter domain-containing protein encodes MNREFPFCKKNIVRLVYGACMTMNLTGAYAACTSSPSANYAGTCVVASGATFTVPSGITVSATASNASSILLNSGVTAVSISNAGTLSSSRSNGVLVSGVLSGALSNSGTITAATNGIEVTGSGARVTGGIANTGGITVTASSGGNFAAGIQVASGSIVAGGVNNTGTIASTGGGPSTGITITNSVLNGSLVNAAGGTITAQYDLDVTNGSTINGNIVNAGLLKGDLTTGIGIYISTVNGTVENTGTINSRDGIVVNNSTLTGSIVNSGTISYDSDFTNINLSAVTVGSILNTGTLFGINDVYNIYAASSHIDTIVNAGSITGGSGSAGIDIDSGSTIGSIANTSTGMVNTSNGIYVGDSTVTGNITNAGIIAGTGGSGIQVSGSTLYGLVNTGSISNANGIMLDSTAIGGDVVNQGSITGSAEGLLFDSGTTVAGSLANSGTIVGMGTAGIAIQNATLAGELSNSGSITGQTAILIGGSGGTTSVGTLNNAASGTIAGTTAGIQVNEATLGSVDNAGTISGAQYGIHVQDNAVTGPITNGASGVISSANGYGLDVTDSTVNGSIKNAGAITGGYAGVAVDASKVNGDIVNTGVIAGGTTGLALTHSTLGGRIDNSGTISGNTAIDLSNAGSVITVDNTGVLSGSVSLGNGTLNLNGSSAQVTGAVDGTDGSVVNVNGNFTTSSTFDVGTYDIASGAILVDLNDITATRGVNNAGTLVVNAAHPVTITGDYTQAATGVYAIQANSPILYSTLTVTGTATFAPNAAISVNIAQAASLALGSVLTGVVKAGTLDASTFNVSDNSILFNFQGVVDGGNVDLKVVLAQTVYQQTFANQNFAGSGAAHTFDYLIANGAAGEMGGAITALGKLSTSQQVSAAVKQTLPALDGTVAQSVTTTLNQVSRVVQARQEEAPGLLAGDSYLSDKHMWVRPFGSWAKQNADNGASGFTSNTSGIVMGADADVSPHDRIGAAFAYAHVHASADDSDAPQSAATDTYQGILYGSHSLDAVTDIHWQANGGYNSTDARRTITFTGTNQTATSSFGGWNAHAGVGLGRLFAMSSAVSFMPSARIDYTTVKNSSYEESGAGALSLNVNSQRAQELVFGADAKVSYASTDTFSVTATAGIGYDALAKNALIVSSFSGGGPAFSTEGVSPSHMLGRGGAGFTYHTKAGWEVTGRYDAEVRSKYTNQTVSLKLRKFF; translated from the coding sequence ATGAACAGAGAGTTCCCGTTTTGCAAGAAAAACATCGTGCGGCTTGTCTACGGCGCGTGCATGACGATGAACCTGACAGGTGCGTACGCGGCCTGCACCTCGAGCCCAAGCGCCAACTATGCAGGAACCTGCGTGGTAGCCTCCGGCGCCACCTTCACGGTACCTAGCGGCATCACCGTGTCAGCGACGGCAAGTAACGCGTCGTCGATCCTGCTGAATTCGGGTGTCACCGCGGTGAGCATCAGCAACGCCGGCACGCTTAGCTCTTCGCGGAGCAACGGCGTGTTGGTGAGCGGCGTACTCAGCGGCGCGCTTTCGAACTCCGGCACGATCACGGCGGCGACCAACGGGATCGAGGTCACCGGGAGCGGGGCACGCGTCACGGGTGGAATCGCCAACACCGGTGGCATCACGGTCACGGCCTCGTCGGGCGGTAACTTCGCCGCGGGAATTCAAGTGGCGTCAGGTTCGATCGTGGCCGGAGGGGTCAACAATACCGGCACGATCGCCAGCACGGGAGGCGGGCCGAGCACCGGCATTACGATCACCAACTCTGTGCTCAATGGCAGTCTCGTGAACGCGGCGGGTGGGACGATCACCGCGCAATACGATCTTGACGTGACAAATGGCAGCACCATCAACGGAAACATCGTCAACGCAGGTCTGCTCAAAGGTGATCTTACCACTGGCATCGGCATCTATATCAGCACTGTCAATGGCACGGTGGAGAACACTGGCACGATCAATTCGCGGGATGGCATCGTTGTCAACAACAGCACGCTCACCGGATCGATCGTCAACTCCGGGACCATATCGTACGACAGCGATTTCACCAACATTAATTTATCGGCGGTGACCGTCGGCAGCATTCTCAACACCGGCACGTTATTCGGCATAAATGATGTGTACAACATTTATGCCGCCAGCTCGCATATTGACACCATCGTCAATGCCGGCTCCATTACGGGAGGGAGTGGCTCGGCCGGCATCGATATCGACAGTGGATCGACGATCGGCTCGATTGCCAATACCAGCACGGGCATGGTGAACACGTCCAACGGCATCTATGTCGGCGATAGCACGGTCACCGGCAACATCACGAACGCCGGGATCATCGCAGGCACGGGCGGCAGCGGTATCCAAGTATCTGGCTCCACGTTGTACGGTTTGGTCAACACCGGATCGATTTCCAATGCGAACGGTATCATGCTCGACAGCACTGCGATCGGTGGCGATGTGGTCAACCAAGGCAGCATAACGGGGTCTGCAGAGGGCCTGCTGTTCGACAGCGGCACCACCGTCGCTGGCAGTCTTGCGAACAGCGGCACGATCGTCGGCATGGGCACCGCGGGCATCGCGATCCAGAATGCGACGCTGGCTGGCGAGTTGAGCAATAGCGGCAGCATCACGGGGCAGACGGCGATACTCATCGGCGGTAGCGGAGGCACCACGTCGGTAGGCACGCTAAACAATGCCGCCTCCGGCACGATCGCCGGCACCACCGCGGGCATCCAGGTCAACGAGGCGACGCTGGGCAGTGTCGACAACGCGGGCACGATCTCCGGCGCGCAATACGGTATCCATGTGCAGGACAATGCGGTCACCGGCCCGATCACGAACGGGGCGAGCGGTGTCATCTCGAGCGCCAACGGCTACGGACTCGACGTAACGGACAGTACGGTCAACGGCAGCATCAAGAACGCAGGTGCGATCACGGGTGGCTACGCGGGCGTAGCCGTGGATGCCTCGAAAGTCAACGGCGACATCGTCAATACCGGTGTTATCGCCGGTGGGACGACAGGATTGGCGCTTACGCATTCGACATTGGGTGGCAGGATCGACAATAGCGGCACCATCAGCGGCAACACCGCCATCGACCTATCCAACGCGGGAAGCGTGATCACCGTCGATAATACGGGCGTGTTGAGCGGCTCGGTATCCCTGGGAAATGGAACCTTGAATCTGAACGGCAGCAGCGCGCAGGTTACGGGCGCGGTCGATGGGACGGACGGGTCCGTCGTCAATGTGAACGGCAATTTCACTACTTCGAGTACCTTCGACGTCGGCACGTATGACATCGCCTCGGGCGCAATCCTCGTCGATCTCAACGACATCACCGCCACGCGCGGGGTGAACAATGCGGGCACGCTGGTGGTGAACGCCGCCCATCCAGTCACCATCACGGGCGACTACACGCAGGCCGCGACGGGCGTCTATGCGATTCAAGCCAATAGCCCGATCCTGTACAGCACGCTGACGGTCACGGGAACGGCTACCTTTGCGCCCAATGCGGCCATCAGCGTCAACATCGCCCAGGCAGCGTCGCTGGCGTTGGGCAGCGTGCTTACCGGGGTGGTCAAGGCAGGCACGCTGGACGCGTCGACGTTCAACGTTAGCGACAACAGCATCCTGTTCAATTTCCAGGGCGTGGTCGATGGTGGTAATGTCGACCTGAAAGTGGTTCTGGCGCAAACGGTCTACCAGCAAACCTTCGCGAACCAGAATTTCGCCGGCAGCGGCGCGGCCCACACGTTCGATTATCTCATCGCGAATGGCGCAGCGGGTGAAATGGGCGGTGCCATCACGGCATTGGGCAAGCTCTCGACAAGCCAGCAGGTGTCGGCAGCGGTCAAGCAAACCCTGCCGGCCCTGGACGGTACCGTCGCTCAAAGCGTGACCACCACGCTGAATCAGGTCAGCCGCGTGGTGCAAGCGCGTCAGGAAGAAGCCCCTGGCCTTTTGGCAGGCGATAGCTACCTCTCCGATAAGCATATGTGGGTAAGGCCATTCGGTTCATGGGCGAAGCAAAACGCGGATAACGGCGCATCTGGCTTCACGTCGAATACGTCCGGCATTGTGATGGGCGCCGATGCCGACGTTTCGCCCCATGACCGGATCGGTGCGGCTTTCGCCTACGCCCACGTTCACGCATCGGCCGATGACAGCGATGCTCCGCAGAGCGCGGCGACCGACACCTACCAGGGCATTCTGTATGGCAGCCACAGCCTGGACGCCGTGACCGATATCCATTGGCAGGCCAACGGCGGCTACAACTCCACAGACGCCCGACGCACCATCACGTTCACCGGTACGAACCAGACGGCCACGAGCAGCTTCGGGGGCTGGAACGCCCATGCAGGCGTGGGCCTGGGAAGACTCTTCGCGATGAGTTCCGCGGTATCCTTCATGCCTTCGGCACGCATTGATTACACCACGGTCAAAAACAGCAGCTACGAGGAAAGTGGCGCGGGCGCATTGAGCTTGAATGTGAACAGCCAGCGGGCACAGGAACTGGTCTTCGGCGCCGATGCGAAAGTCTCGTACGCGTCTACCGATACGTTTTCGGTAACCGCGACCGCGGGCATCGGGTACGACGCATTGGCGAAAAATGCGCTGATCGTGTCGTCTTTCTCGGGCGGCGGTCCGGCCTTCTCGACCGAGGGCGTGAGTCCTTCGCATATGCTGGGTCGGGGCGGCGCGGGCTTTACCTATCACACCAAAGCGGGCTGGGAGGTGACGGGACGGTATGATGCCGAGGTGCGCAGCAAATACACGAACCAAACCGTCTCGCTCAAGCTGCGCAAGTTCTTCTAG
- a CDS encoding Lrp/AsnC family transcriptional regulator, which produces MKKAPLSPDETPASRQTDRIDRQILKQLQSDASISNVALAARVNLSAAACLRRVERLKETGLIRATVAILDPKKLGAGMLVLIGVVLDRSTPESFMSFEKAARKVQGCMECHVVTGEFDYFMLVRTRDSESFNKLHADQLLYLPGVRQIRTFMVLREILSTTALPL; this is translated from the coding sequence ATGAAAAAAGCACCCCTGTCCCCGGATGAAACGCCGGCAAGCAGACAGACGGACCGCATCGATCGTCAGATCCTGAAGCAGCTGCAAAGCGACGCGTCGATTTCCAACGTCGCGCTCGCGGCCAGGGTCAACCTGAGTGCCGCCGCATGCCTGCGCCGGGTCGAGCGATTGAAGGAGACCGGTCTCATCCGGGCGACGGTCGCGATCCTCGATCCCAAAAAACTGGGTGCCGGCATGCTGGTGCTGATCGGTGTCGTGCTCGACCGTTCCACGCCGGAATCCTTCATGTCGTTCGAGAAGGCCGCACGCAAGGTGCAGGGATGCATGGAATGTCATGTGGTGACGGGCGAGTTCGACTATTTCATGCTGGTGCGAACGCGCGACAGCGAGAGCTTCAACAAGCTGCATGCGGACCAGTTGCTCTATCTGCCCGGCGTGCGTCAGATACGAACGTTCATGGTCCTGCGCGAGATTTTGTCGACGACGGCGCTGCCGCTGTAG
- a CDS encoding alpha/beta fold hydrolase encodes MDDMPRITLAGGERAGPTLVCLPGAMCSPHVFAGMARLSGFPALALAWLEDDGPHDLVSIAARVSRAITDLPSVILVGHSMGTPIAMLTALQEAESGGSRIHGLVLSNSGANTRGHGDIAALIDRIRHDWNASFWDAFIARCFHTPPSQPLLEQARRYPGRLRQQAVIDVLSSQQEMDFLPLLARLSGTPVAVIHGRHDPARTIGHARELADGIAGAQLHVFDTGHTSCAEDPGRFAEVLRETFG; translated from the coding sequence ATGGATGACATGCCCAGGATCACGCTGGCAGGCGGCGAGCGGGCCGGACCCACCCTGGTATGCCTGCCAGGGGCGATGTGCTCGCCGCACGTGTTCGCCGGGATGGCACGGCTCAGCGGATTCCCGGCCCTGGCGCTTGCCTGGCTGGAAGACGACGGGCCGCACGATCTCGTATCGATCGCCGCCCGCGTGTCCCGCGCCATTACGGATCTGCCGTCGGTGATCCTGGTGGGCCATTCGATGGGCACCCCGATCGCCATGCTCACGGCGCTCCAAGAGGCGGAATCGGGCGGATCGCGCATCCACGGTCTGGTGCTGTCCAACAGCGGCGCGAACACCCGTGGGCACGGCGACATCGCGGCGCTGATCGACCGCATCCGCCACGACTGGAACGCGTCTTTCTGGGACGCGTTCATCGCACGCTGCTTTCATACGCCGCCGTCCCAGCCGCTGCTGGAGCAGGCGCGGCGCTATCCCGGCCGATTGCGGCAGCAGGCGGTGATCGATGTCCTGTCGAGCCAGCAGGAAATGGACTTCCTGCCTCTTCTCGCGCGCCTCTCCGGCACCCCCGTCGCCGTCATCCATGGCCGGCACGACCCGGCACGCACCATCGGGCACGCGCGCGAATTGGCCGATGGCATTGCCGGCGCGCAGCTGCATGTATTCGATACGGGACACACGTCCTGCGCGGAGGATCCCGGGCGATTCGCCGAGGTGCTGCGTGAGACGTTTGGTTGA
- a CDS encoding 1-aminocyclopropane-1-carboxylate deaminase has product MDLKRFPRYPLTFGPTPIHPLKRLSAHLGGKVDLYAKREDCNSGLAFGGNKTRKLEYLIPEAIAQGCDTLVSIGGIQSNQTRQVAAVAAHLGMKCVLVQENWVNYSDAVYDRVGNIQMSRIMGADVRMVADGFDIGIRKSWEDAMQSVREAGGKPFPIPAGCSEHPLGGLGFVAFAEEVRQQEADLGFRFDYIVVCAVTGSTQAGMVVGFAEDGRARRVIGIDASAKPERTHEQVLRIARNTAKLVELGQEITAEDVILDTRFGGPEYGLPNDGTMEAIRLCATLEGMLTDPVYEGKSMDGMIQMVRNGEFPEGSKVLYAHLGGVPALNGYSFLFRNG; this is encoded by the coding sequence ATGGACCTGAAACGCTTTCCCCGCTATCCGCTCACCTTCGGTCCGACGCCCATCCACCCTTTGAAGCGCCTGAGCGCGCATCTCGGCGGCAAGGTCGACCTGTATGCGAAGCGCGAAGACTGCAACAGTGGCCTCGCATTCGGCGGCAACAAGACGCGCAAGCTTGAATACCTGATTCCGGAGGCGATTGCACAGGGATGCGACACGCTGGTGTCGATCGGCGGCATTCAATCGAATCAGACCCGCCAGGTGGCGGCGGTGGCGGCGCACCTTGGCATGAAGTGCGTTTTGGTCCAGGAGAACTGGGTGAATTATTCCGACGCCGTCTACGATCGCGTCGGCAATATCCAGATGTCGCGCATCATGGGCGCCGATGTGCGCATGGTCGCGGATGGCTTCGACATCGGGATTCGCAAGAGCTGGGAAGACGCGATGCAGAGCGTGCGTGAGGCGGGCGGCAAGCCCTTCCCCATTCCCGCCGGTTGCTCCGAGCATCCACTGGGCGGCCTGGGGTTCGTCGCGTTTGCCGAGGAAGTCCGACAGCAGGAAGCCGACCTCGGCTTCAGATTCGATTACATCGTGGTGTGCGCCGTGACCGGCAGCACGCAGGCCGGCATGGTGGTGGGCTTCGCGGAGGATGGCAGGGCCCGGCGCGTGATCGGCATCGACGCGTCGGCAAAGCCGGAAAGAACCCACGAACAAGTGCTCCGCATCGCGAGAAACACGGCGAAACTGGTCGAATTGGGTCAGGAGATCACGGCCGAAGACGTCATTCTCGATACGCGCTTCGGTGGCCCGGAATACGGCCTCCCCAACGACGGCACGATGGAGGCCATTCGCCTGTGCGCCACGCTGGAAGGGATGTTGACGGACCCGGTGTACGAGGGGAAATCGATGGACGGCATGATCCAGATGGTCCGCAACGGGGAGTTTCCGGAGGGATCGAAAGTGCTGTATGCCCATCTGGGCGGCGTTCCCGCATTGAACGGGTACAGCTTCCTGTTCCGTAACGGCTGA